TTAAACTAGAAATTCCATGATATAACACTTTCACAAGCTATGACATACGCTCGACCTGTTTCCTGTTGTTTGTTCGCCAGGTGGTTTGCTGCATATGCCCTTGGAAGCAATGACAGTGTTTCTCATATCAATAATGTGTACTTTGGAAGCAATAAAGTGACTTCGGCCAACATTTCTATTGTTGTTAGTGTGGGAAATACAATCTTATACCTGGATGCTGTTATGATATTTTGCCGGTGTGTGAGGTAAAACTCTGCTTTCCTTTATGACCTCTTGGAgcttttctcccatttttgtccAGGCAATTCCATTTCTGTTTAATATACAAGGCAAGATGGTccatttcttctcttttctatgCAATGCACATATATGTTACCAAACTTCAATTATGTATGTGCAGTTTGCATTCAAATGGGACAAATAGTTTTTGATAAATTAGTGTATGACAACTAGCTCATGTCATCTGGTAGGAGTTCCATATTATTATGAAACAAAGGAAAAGCTACAGCCTGAATTTTACCTGCAATATTCAAACCCTTCACCTATAAATAGTCAAAATGTGATTCTAGAAGACAACTAATATTTTTTCATGTTTGATCTGGTATTATTTAAGTAGCATGTTTCAGTTGTATGTTAGAAACCAATCACAGGCTGctacatatcacctatatggcATAGATATGACACTAGTGAACATGGGGCAGttactttcttatttagaaagTCTAATCCTGCAACAGCGGACCACATTACTTGCTTCAAGCAAGACAGTCCCAAAGGGGCATACCCCGGGTTTCTAGGGTAGATAAGTACAGAGGATAACAGAAATTAGATCGAGAACAAACTGTCACCACCAAAACCTCAAGAGGGAAACCGGGCAACATCTTCCCGCACATTATCAccactcttcctcctctccctgcTCCTCAGGATCTTTAGAGTTGCTGGAAGAAGCTATAGAATTGGACTCGGCTGCTGTGCAAGATCCTTTTGTGCGCAGGCGAGCAGAACATACGAGCTTTTCATGCATTTGTCACTTGGTAAACTCTGCAAACATATCATACTATGTCAAGCAATGGCTCCTTCAATTGGTCATGCTGTTGGGTGTTGCTGGGTGGTGTGTAACGCCATCTGGCCCCAAGAATTTGAAGCAGACCCTGCATATTAATAGCAGTTGATGTTATATATACAAATTGTGAAATACATAATGTTATAATTAgctatctaattttttttgtacCTGCAGACTAGGAAGATAGATTCTTGGGTCCTTCACATACTTTGCCCACACGCAAGTGATAGCACTGATCATTAGAACAAAATGGGTTGCAAAAAGTGTTGTGTAGAAGGTTTCTTCTGGCATTGTCTTGGACAGGGAGAAAATGACAAAGGCGACAATTGAAGCCACACTGAGGTAGGTCAGTGTAGAAACTACACTGACACATCGCCTTACCTTACCAAATGTTGCCAATAGCAGTCCAACAATCCAAACACTGGCACATATGGCGAACAGTGCAACCACAACTTTTTCTTCAAGACTTGGAGAAGGGTTTGTGTTAGTGCCACTATTGATCTTCAGCCTTCCGTGCATTTGGGTGCTATCTGATATATCTATACTTTGTACTTTGGTTGGGTAGAAAATTAGAATCAGTGGCAAAGCGAAGAAGACAAAATTACCCAGCAGGCTTTTGAATTTGCTCATTTGAATGTTGCCTCTATTGTGTGTCCTTCTTTGTCTTCTATTCTTTATCCTTCTTATCACAATGCTTCTTCTATTGAATTTCTTTAACTGAAATAAAGTTTTAGCAGTAATTAAACAATTAGTTGTATGCCTATAATTTCTAGTTCAGCAGTCATTAAGTACAGCAAACAATCATTAAGTAAATGCAGTAAGCAATCATTAAGTAAATTCAGTAAGCAATCATTAAGTAAATGCAGTAGTCGCGGTTAAATACCAGGCTGCTCTGCTCCATGGCCTTTCTGATTCAGGAAATTTCCCTTTCCGGTTGGTCATTCTATCGACGCTTATTTGAGCAAAAGTTCAGTCTGACAGCCCTTATCTGTTATTCTCTGAAAACGGTACTACATTGCATGAACTTGATTCAGAAAGAATGTGATGACGATGATATATAGGAG
This genomic interval from Panicum virgatum strain AP13 chromosome 8K, P.virgatum_v5, whole genome shotgun sequence contains the following:
- the LOC120645901 gene encoding uncharacterized protein LOC120645901; translation: MSVATSFSMSSLCDMAIESPEKPRSEKRQSLTTSWNAATCHGSCSLTPNCSSAVSTSLKSPKHSHGASDCARRNLNRWFAAYALGSNDSVSHINNVYFGSNKVTSANISIVVSVGNTILYLDAVMIFCRCVRIFRVAGRSYRIGLGCCARSFCAQASRTYELFMHLSLGKLCKHIILCQAMAPSIGHAVGCCWVVCNAIWPQEFEADPAY